A window from Planococcus maritimus encodes these proteins:
- a CDS encoding SDR family NAD(P)-dependent oxidoreductase encodes MKYTVITGASSGIGYEAALAFAARGKNLILVARRETELNKLKENIQDINPDLDVVIKKADLSESDQVHALYESLKEYDIETFVNNAGFGNSATVAEQDVTKTEKMLRVNIEALTTLSTLYARDYADQEGAQLINVSSDLGYRIVSNAVTYAATKFYVSAFTEGLAQELQDNGARLKVKILAPSMTETEFVKTARELDDFSYSDNVQKFHTAKEMAQFMLDLYDSEQVVGKVNSETYEFELMDPVFQYTSRK; translated from the coding sequence ATGAAATACACAGTAATTACAGGCGCCAGCTCAGGAATCGGATATGAAGCTGCACTGGCTTTCGCAGCACGTGGCAAAAACCTGATCCTTGTCGCAAGAAGAGAAACCGAGCTCAATAAGCTTAAAGAGAACATTCAAGACATAAACCCCGATCTCGACGTCGTCATCAAGAAGGCAGACCTATCTGAAAGTGACCAAGTCCATGCACTATACGAAAGCCTGAAAGAATACGATATCGAAACCTTTGTGAACAACGCCGGCTTCGGAAACAGTGCAACTGTTGCTGAACAGGATGTAACTAAAACGGAAAAGATGCTGCGCGTAAATATCGAAGCACTCACCACGCTTTCCACTCTTTATGCACGCGACTACGCGGACCAAGAAGGCGCGCAGCTCATCAACGTATCATCTGACTTGGGCTATAGAATCGTGTCAAATGCCGTTACATACGCTGCGACCAAATTTTACGTAAGCGCATTTACAGAAGGCCTGGCCCAGGAACTACAGGACAACGGAGCTCGGTTGAAAGTGAAAATACTCGCACCATCCATGACCGAAACCGAATTCGTAAAAACGGCGCGGGAGCTTGACGATTTCAGCTATAGCGACAATGTGCAGAAATTCCACACCGCAAAAGAGATGGCACAGTTTATGCTGGATCTTTATGATAGCGAACAAGTTGTTGGGAAGGTCAATAGTGAGACTTATGAGTTTGAGTTGATGGATCCCGTTTTTCAGTATACTTCGAGAAAGTAG
- a CDS encoding acyl-CoA dehydrogenase family protein yields MDITKAETVEERMDILNETVAPFTERAARNDAERTFPFDNFKELKAINYPALTIPKEYGGAGISLSEMLRYQEAISRADGSTGLSIGWHMGIVKDLGETKKWDESVLEDLFDDIKARGALINNCATEKQTGSPTRGGKPSTMARKVDGSWVIDGRKSFTSMSPVLDYFNVTAVIEETGEVGYFLVPRSADGVAIDETWDSVAMTGTGSHDLVLTNVRVEEKALVEISTPGKKQPAGWLLHIPACYLGIAQAAQDYAIRFAQDYSPNSLNGPIIELPNVKQKIGEIELELQRARHFLYSVARQWDDADKEQRSKMAAELGAVKVAVTNSAVDIVDLAMRVAGAHSLSEQSPLQRYYRDVRAGLHNPPMEDMLIPSLADFAIANQAAKQPVK; encoded by the coding sequence ATGGATATTACAAAAGCTGAGACAGTTGAAGAACGCATGGACATATTGAACGAAACCGTTGCGCCATTTACAGAACGCGCGGCGCGCAACGACGCAGAGAGAACATTTCCGTTCGACAATTTCAAGGAATTGAAAGCGATCAATTACCCGGCGCTGACGATTCCAAAAGAATATGGCGGAGCGGGCATTTCCTTATCGGAGATGCTGCGCTATCAGGAAGCGATCAGCCGGGCGGACGGGTCGACCGGTTTGTCGATTGGCTGGCATATGGGCATCGTCAAAGATTTGGGCGAGACGAAGAAATGGGACGAGTCGGTGCTCGAAGATTTATTCGATGACATCAAAGCACGCGGCGCCTTGATCAATAATTGCGCGACTGAAAAGCAGACCGGCAGCCCAACAAGAGGCGGCAAACCGTCAACCATGGCTAGAAAAGTGGACGGTTCGTGGGTCATCGATGGCCGCAAATCGTTCACCTCCATGTCGCCGGTGTTGGATTATTTCAATGTCACGGCGGTAATCGAAGAGACCGGGGAAGTCGGCTATTTCCTCGTGCCAAGGTCAGCTGACGGTGTGGCAATTGACGAAACCTGGGATAGCGTGGCAATGACCGGTACCGGAAGCCATGACTTGGTGCTGACGAATGTTCGGGTGGAGGAAAAGGCTTTGGTCGAAATCAGTACGCCCGGCAAAAAGCAGCCGGCGGGATGGCTTTTGCATATTCCAGCGTGTTACCTCGGCATCGCCCAGGCCGCGCAGGATTACGCAATCCGCTTTGCGCAAGACTATTCGCCGAACAGCTTGAACGGGCCGATCATCGAGTTGCCGAATGTGAAACAAAAGATCGGTGAAATCGAATTGGAGTTGCAGCGGGCGCGGCATTTCCTGTATTCCGTCGCAAGACAATGGGACGATGCCGACAAAGAGCAGCGTTCCAAGATGGCAGCTGAACTCGGCGCCGTGAAAGTCGCAGTGACCAACTCAGCGGTCGACATCGTTGATCTAGCGATGCGTGTGGCCGGAGCACATAGCTTGTCTGAACAATCCCCGCTTCAGCGTTATTATCGAGACGTGCGGGCAGGACTTCACAACCCGCCGATGGAAGACATGCTCATCCCGTCGCTTGCGGATTTTGCGATCGCCAATCAGGCAGCGAAGCAGCCGGTGAAATAA
- a CDS encoding BCCT family transporter, which translates to MKKYASRTDWPVMWISGGLLVAFVLASFINVEMVSSLVNTAFAFAVKYFGALWQVLLLGTFFIALFLGFSKYGKIRLGGIDKPEVSYFKWVAMIMTTLLAGGGVFWAAAEPMYHFLDRSPNFAGVESGTVEAVVPAFAQSYLHWGFLAWSILGTLGTIVLMYAHYQKGMPLKPRSLLYPLLGEKIMGKSVLGTAIDASAVIAVAAGTIGPIGFLGLQAAYGLESLFGVPNTLFTQVMIIVAVVVIATISAITGLRKGIQFLSNVNISLTLLLMLVILVIGPGGFIADTFLAASGIHLQEFLAMSTFRGDSAWLGSWTIFFWGWFLGYGPMMAIFISTITRGRTIRELILAVSVTAPIVTAFWFTVVGGTGMFYELGEPGVISSALNADGMPAAMMAITQQLPFDTVIAPLFLLVTILFVVTTADSMAYTISVAITGSGHPPKAMRVFWAVIMGTVAIVLLMISEGGIQAIQSFIVVTAIPVSLLLLTTFWAAPKAAKTMYAEQFGSEARRQARVAKTDGN; encoded by the coding sequence TTGAAGAAATATGCATCCAGGACGGATTGGCCGGTCATGTGGATTAGTGGCGGTCTATTGGTGGCGTTTGTTCTAGCATCATTTATTAATGTGGAGATGGTATCATCTCTTGTAAATACAGCATTTGCCTTTGCGGTGAAGTACTTTGGCGCATTGTGGCAAGTATTATTGCTGGGAACGTTTTTTATTGCTTTGTTTTTAGGGTTTTCGAAATACGGAAAGATTCGGCTTGGGGGCATCGATAAGCCCGAGGTCAGCTATTTTAAATGGGTTGCCATGATCATGACGACTTTGCTTGCCGGGGGCGGCGTGTTTTGGGCTGCGGCAGAACCGATGTATCACTTCTTGGATCGGTCCCCTAATTTTGCGGGAGTAGAGTCCGGTACAGTGGAAGCAGTCGTGCCGGCGTTTGCGCAGTCATACTTGCATTGGGGCTTTCTTGCTTGGTCCATTCTCGGGACGCTTGGAACGATCGTGCTGATGTACGCGCATTATCAAAAAGGCATGCCGTTAAAACCACGGTCTTTGCTGTATCCATTACTTGGCGAAAAGATCATGGGGAAAAGCGTGCTGGGGACTGCCATTGACGCATCAGCCGTTATCGCGGTCGCAGCCGGCACCATTGGCCCAATTGGCTTTCTTGGCTTGCAGGCGGCTTACGGGCTGGAATCATTGTTCGGCGTGCCGAATACTTTGTTCACCCAAGTGATGATCATCGTTGCGGTCGTGGTGATCGCGACGATCTCTGCGATCACGGGACTTCGAAAAGGCATCCAATTCTTGAGCAATGTCAATATTTCGTTGACGCTTCTATTGATGCTGGTTATTTTAGTGATTGGACCAGGCGGCTTTATCGCCGATACTTTCTTAGCAGCATCCGGTATTCATTTACAGGAATTTTTGGCGATGAGCACATTCCGCGGAGATTCCGCGTGGCTGGGTTCTTGGACGATCTTTTTCTGGGGCTGGTTCCTCGGATATGGCCCGATGATGGCGATTTTCATCTCCACCATTACAAGAGGTCGGACGATTCGCGAATTAATACTGGCTGTGTCAGTTACGGCGCCGATCGTGACGGCGTTCTGGTTTACGGTAGTCGGCGGGACAGGCATGTTTTATGAGCTCGGGGAACCGGGTGTCATTTCTTCTGCCTTGAACGCGGACGGCATGCCGGCTGCGATGATGGCGATCACGCAGCAATTGCCGTTTGATACCGTCATTGCACCACTATTCTTATTGGTCACGATTCTTTTCGTAGTGACAACAGCGGATTCGATGGCTTACACCATTTCGGTCGCGATTACCGGTAGCGGCCATCCACCGAAAGCGATGCGCGTCTTTTGGGCGGTCATTATGGGGACGGTCGCCATCGTGCTATTGATGATTAGCGAAGGCGGCATTCAAGCCATCCAATCCTTTATCGTCGTCACGGCGATTCCGGTTTCCTTGCTGTTGCTGACAACGTTCTGGGCAGCGCCAAAAGCGGCCAAGACGATGTATGCCGAGCAATTCGGCAGCGAAGCAAGACGCCAGGCGAGAGTGGCGAAGACAGACGGAAATTAA